The window CGACGCCGGTCGCGGATCGCGTGCTGACGGCGCCGCGCGGTCGCGCGAGCCAGATGAATGCCGGCGCGGCGGTGGCGCGGGGCGACGTGCTGTTGTTCCTGCATGCCGACACGCGCCTGCCGGAGGACGCGGCGGCGCTCATCGAACGTGCACTCGCCGCCGGCAGCGCATGGGGCCGCTTCGATGTGGCCATCTCCGGCCGCTCGGCCTGGCTGCCGATGGTGGCGGCGATGATGAACCTGCGCTCGCGGCTCACCGGCATCGCCACCGGCGACCAGGCGATGTTCGTCTCGCGCGATGTGTTCGCGGCGGCGGGCGGCTTCCCCGACATCCCGCTGATGGAGGACATCGCCCTGTCGCGGCGGCTACGGTCGCGCCCGGCCTGCATCGCGCAGCGGGCGACGACTTCTGGCCGGCGCTGGGAGCGGCAGGGCGTCTGGCGCACGATCCTGCTCATGTGGCGGCTGCGGCTCGCCTATTTTTTCGGCGCCGATCCGAAACGGCTTGCCATCGAATACGGCCATGCCCCGCATGATTCATGAGACAGGCATTGCCGTCCTCGCACGCGCGCCGGTGCCGGGAAAGGCCAAGACGCGGCTGATTCCCGCGTTGGGCGCGGAGGGGGCGGCGGAACTGCAACGCCGGCTGATCCGGCATGCGCTGACGACCGCGCGGGCGGCGGCAATCGGGCCGGTGACGCTGTGGCTGGACGGCGGGATGGAGGCGTCGTGCCTGTCCGCGGACGTGACGGTGCGGCCCCAGCCTACGGGCGACCTGGGCGCGCGCATGCTGGCCGCAATCGCCGCCCGGCCCGGAACGCTCGTCATCGGCACCGACTGTCCCGCCTTGACCGCCGCGCATCTGCACCAGGCCGCGCACTCGCTGTCCGATCACGATGCGGTGCTGCTGCCCGCCGAGGACGGCGGCTACGTGTTGATCGGCATGCGGACGCCGGCCCCGGAACCGTTCGCGGACATCGACTGGGGCACGGATCGCGTCATGGCGCAAACCCGCGCGCGCCTCGCCGCGCTGGGCTGGCGCTGGGAAGAGCCGGCGACGCTGTGGGACGTCGACCGCCCGGCCGATCTCGACCGGCTCGCGCAAGCCGGTTTCCCCTCAGATGTTTTCATATCCGGTCGAAGATCACCAACAAGGTTTTACGCTTTCGGATGAATGAATCATATGCCCTGGAATTAATGAAATGCGGCAAGGCGGATAGAATCGCGGCCATGGAATTCCTCGAATCGTTGTTTTCGGATACCACCGTGGAAGCCTGCTCGCCGCCGGCGGCGATGCCGTGATCCTCTGCGCCAATCATCGGCTGGCGCGGCACTTGCGCGCCGCGCATGACCGGGCGCGGGCGGCGGCGGGATCGGCGACGTGGACGCCGCTGGTCGCGCTGACGCCGGACGCGTGGCTCGACGCCGTGACGGACGAGGCGCTGCTCTCCGGCGCGATCCCGGCGGCAGAGGCGCCGTGGCTGGCGCTCTCCGGGGCGCAGGAACGGCTGCTCTGGGAAGCCGCGATCGGCGCGTCGGCGGGCGAGGGCGAGGACGCCCTGTTCGACGTGGAGGGGCTCGCCCAATCGGCCGTGGAGGCCAATGACTTGTGCGAGACCTGGAATCTCCGGCCCGATGCGGATGCCGGGGAGGAGACGAAGCGGTTCCTCGACTGGCGCCGGCACGTGCGCCGCGAGTGCCAGGCCCATGGCTGGCTGGAGGGCGCCCGGCTTCGCGCCTGGCAGATCCGCCGCATTGCGGAAGGCGCGGGGCGGCTGCCCGCGAAACTGGCCTTCGCCGGCTTCGACCGCTACACCCCGCAGGAGATCGAACTGGCGCGGGTGCTGGAAGCTCGGGGCGTGGAGGTGGTCGAGCTGGCACTGGGGCGCGGGGCGCCGGGCGAGGCCTTCGTCGTCGATTGCGCCGACCGCCGAGCCGGGTGCCGCATGGCGGCGGCGTGGGCGGCGGAGCGGCTTGCGCGCGATCCGGGCGCGCGGCTGGGCATCGTCGCGCCGGGACTCGAAGGCGTGCGCGAGATGCTGGCCTCCGCGCTGGACGACGTCCTGCATCCCGAGGCGCTCTCGCCGGGGAGTGCGGAAATGCCGCGCCGCTACAACTTCTCGCTGGGCACGCCGCTGGCGCGCGCGGGCGTCGTCGCCGTCGCGCTGCGACTGCTGCGGGTAGCCGCCAATCCACGGCGCTGCGAGCAGTCCGACTTCTCCGCGCTGCTGCTGGGGCCGTACTGGTCGGCGTTCGAAAGCGAGGCGGAGGGCCGCGCCCGGCTCGATGCGGCGATGCGGCGGCATCTGCCGCCCGTGGCCGCCGTGTCGCGTTTGCTGACTTTCGCGAGGCGCTTCGAGGCGCGCGGGTTGCCCCCCTTTGGCCGAACGCTGCGCCATCTCGACGCGCTGGCCGCGATCAATGGCCGGCGACGCTTTCCATCGGACTGGAGCGCGGCGCTGGCGGAGCTGCTGGCGCAGGCCGGCTGGCCCGGCGAGCGCGGCCTGTCCAGCCACGAATGGCAGGCGCGGGCGGCCTTTCTTGAAACGCTGGCGTCGATGGGCGGGCTCGACGCGATGCTCGGCAAGGTGGGGATCGCCGAGGCCTGCCGCCAACTGGCGCGCCTGTGCCGCGAGCGCGTGTTCCAGCCGGAGACGGAGGGCGCCGCAGCCATCGAGGTGATGGGGCCGCTGGAGGCGGCGGGGCTGGAGTTCGACGCCCTCTGGGTGCTGGGCATGAACGACGACGCCTGGCCGCCGCCCCCCCGGCCCAACCCGCTCTTGCCCGCCGATCTCCAGCGCCGGGTGAAGTCCTCGAACGCCTCGGCGGAGGTGCAGCTCGAATTTGCGCGCAGCGTCCACGCGCGGTTGCTCGCGGCCGCGCCGGAGGTCGTGTTCTCCTGGGCCGTGGGCGAGGGCGACCGGCAGTTGCGCATGAGTCCGCTGATCGCGGGCCTGCCGACGCTGGCGCATCCGCCTCCGCCCGTGGCGTCCCGCATCGAAACCCAGGTGGGATGCGGCGCGCTGGAGCGGATCGACGACCACCGCGCGCCGCCCGTGGCCGAGGGCGAACTTGTGCGGGGCGGCACGGGCCTGCTCCGTGCGCAGGCCCTGTGCCCGGCCTGGGCGTTCTGGCGCTACCGGCTCGGCGCGAAGCCGCTCGACGAGCCCGTCGAGGGCCTCGACGCGATGGATCGGGGCACGCTGCTGCACCGGGTGATGGAGAAGTTCTTTTCCGGCCGGAGTCAGGCGGAACTGCTGGCGATGAGCGAGCCGGAACGATGCGAAGCCGCGCGCGCCGCCGTGTCGTCGGCGCTGGCTTCCTTCGGCGCCGAAAGGGAGGAGCCGCTGCCCCCGCGCTTCATGGCGCTGGAACAGGCGCGTCTGGAAAGCCTGCTTGCGCAATGGCTGGAATTGGAGCTGGCGCGCCCCGCGCCCTTCGCGGTGGTCGCCTGCGAGGCGCCGGCGGAGGTGGAGATCGAGGGCATCGCCATCAGCCTCAAGGTCGACCGCGTCGACGCGCTGGAAGACGGCCGCCGCCTCATCCTCGACTACAAGACCGGCGGTGACCTGAAACCGAAACTGTGGGAAGGCGACCGCATCGCCGAGCCGCAGCTGCCCGTCTATGCGGCCTATGCCGGCGAAGCGCCGACGGCGGTGGCATTCGCCCAGGTGCGGGCGGAAGACTGCGCATTCGTGGGCCTGGGCGCCGAGGCGGGGCTGCTGCCGGGCGTAAAGGCGGCGGAGGACTGGACGGCCACGCTCGACCAGTGGCGCGCCGCCATCGCCGCCATCGCCCGTGAGATCCGCGAAGGCCACGCGCCGGTGAGCTTCGCCGATGAAAAAGACCTGAAGTACTGCGAGGTTCTGCCGCTCCTGCGGCTGCCGGAAGCGAAGTCGCAGGGGGAATCGTCGTGACGGACCTTCTCGTCCTTGACGCCGAAAGCCGCCTGCGCGCGCTGGAGGAAGGCTCGTTCATCGTCGAGGCTCCCGCCGGGGCGGGCAAGACGGAGCTTCTGACCCAGCGCGTGCTGATGCTGCTCGCGCATGTGGAGGCGCCGGAGGAGATCGTCGCGATCACCTTCACCAACAAGGCCGCCGCGGAGATGCGAAGCCGCATCCTCGATGCCTTGTCGCGGGCGGCGGACGACGATCTTCCGGCCGAGCCGCACAAGCGCGTCACTTTCGATCTGGCGCGGGCCGCGCTGGCGGCCTCCGAAGCGCACGGCTGGGGGCTGCTCGATCATCCGGGCCGGCTGCGCGTGACGACCATCGACGCATTCTGCGCGGGGCTTGCGCGGCAGATGCCGGTGCTCTCGCGCTTCGGCGGTCAGCCGCGCCTGGCCGAGAATGCCGGCCGCCACTACGACGATGCGGCGCGACGGGCGCTCGCCTGGCTGGAAGATGTGGAAGGTGGGGAGCCGCTGGCCGAGGCCGTGGGCCGGGCGCTGGCGCATCTGGACAACGACGCGCCCCGCCTCGCGGGGCTGCTGGCCGCGATGCTGGCGCGGCGCGACCAGTGGCTGCGCCACGCCTTGCAGACCTCCGTACAGGAGGAGGCGGAGGCGGCGCTGACGGCGCTGGTGGCGCGCGACCTGGCGCGGGCGGCGGAAGTCCTCCCCGGCCGCGTGCAGGAATCGCTGATGCCCGTCGCCCGTTTCGCCGCGGCCAACGTGGCCGACGATCACGCGCTTGCCCCCCTGCGCGACTGGACGCGGCCGCTGCGGGCGGAAGCCGATGAACTGCCGCTGTGGCGCGCGGTGGCCGCGCTGCTGCTGACGGACGAGGGCACGCCGCGCAAGTCGCTGAACAAGAACATGGGCTTTCCGCCCAAGGTGTCGGACGCGCAGAAGCAGGCGCTGCTGGAGATCGTGGGCGCGCTGTCGGAAACGGACGCCGCCGCGCTGGCGGGGGTGCGCCGGCTGCCCGACGCCGGTTACACGGAGGAGGAATGGGCGACGGTCGCGGCGCTGGCGGAGCTGCTCAGGCTCGCGGCTGCGGAGTTGTGGACCGTCTTCCGCGAAGCCGGCGAGGCGGACTTCATCGAGGTCGCAAGCCGTGCGCTCCAGGCGCTGGGCGAACCGGAGGCGCCGACCGATCTCGCGCTGGCGCTCGACTGGCGCATCCGCCATCTGCTCGTCGACGAGTTCCAGGACACGAGCCCGGCGCAGGTCGCTCTGCTGCAAAGGCTCACCGCCGGCTGGACGCCGGACGACGGCCGCAGCCTCTTCCTCGTCGGCGA is drawn from Candidatus Nitricoxidivorans perseverans and contains these coding sequences:
- a CDS encoding TIGR04283 family arsenosugar biosynthesis glycosyltransferase, giving the protein MSLSIVMPVLDEAAGIADALAALAPLRAAGAEVIVVDGGSDDATVARATPVADRVLTAPRGRASQMNAGAAVARGDVLLFLHADTRLPEDAAALIERALAAGSAWGRFDVAISGRSAWLPMVAAMMNLRSRLTGIATGDQAMFVSRDVFAAAGGFPDIPLMEDIALSRRLRSRPACIAQRATTSGRRWERQGVWRTILLMWRLRLAYFFGADPKRLAIEYGHAPHDS
- a CDS encoding TIGR04282 family arsenosugar biosynthesis glycosyltransferase → MPRMIHETGIAVLARAPVPGKAKTRLIPALGAEGAAELQRRLIRHALTTARAAAIGPVTLWLDGGMEASCLSADVTVRPQPTGDLGARMLAAIAARPGTLVIGTDCPALTAAHLHQAAHSLSDHDAVLLPAEDGGYVLIGMRTPAPEPFADIDWGTDRVMAQTRARLAALGWRWEEPATLWDVDRPADLDRLAQAGFPSDVFISGRRSPTRFYAFG
- a CDS encoding PD-(D/E)XK nuclease family protein, with translation MILCANHRLARHLRAAHDRARAAAGSATWTPLVALTPDAWLDAVTDEALLSGAIPAAEAPWLALSGAQERLLWEAAIGASAGEGEDALFDVEGLAQSAVEANDLCETWNLRPDADAGEETKRFLDWRRHVRRECQAHGWLEGARLRAWQIRRIAEGAGRLPAKLAFAGFDRYTPQEIELARVLEARGVEVVELALGRGAPGEAFVVDCADRRAGCRMAAAWAAERLARDPGARLGIVAPGLEGVREMLASALDDVLHPEALSPGSAEMPRRYNFSLGTPLARAGVVAVALRLLRVAANPRRCEQSDFSALLLGPYWSAFESEAEGRARLDAAMRRHLPPVAAVSRLLTFARRFEARGLPPFGRTLRHLDALAAINGRRRFPSDWSAALAELLAQAGWPGERGLSSHEWQARAAFLETLASMGGLDAMLGKVGIAEACRQLARLCRERVFQPETEGAAAIEVMGPLEAAGLEFDALWVLGMNDDAWPPPPRPNPLLPADLQRRVKSSNASAEVQLEFARSVHARLLAAAPEVVFSWAVGEGDRQLRMSPLIAGLPTLAHPPPPVASRIETQVGCGALERIDDHRAPPVAEGELVRGGTGLLRAQALCPAWAFWRYRLGAKPLDEPVEGLDAMDRGTLLHRVMEKFFSGRSQAELLAMSEPERCEAARAAVSSALASFGAEREEPLPPRFMALEQARLESLLAQWLELELARPAPFAVVACEAPAEVEIEGIAISLKVDRVDALEDGRRLILDYKTGGDLKPKLWEGDRIAEPQLPVYAAYAGEAPTAVAFAQVRAEDCAFVGLGAEAGLLPGVKAAEDWTATLDQWRAAIAAIAREIREGHAPVSFADEKDLKYCEVLPLLRLPEAKSQGESS